A portion of the Stegostoma tigrinum isolate sSteTig4 chromosome 44, sSteTig4.hap1, whole genome shotgun sequence genome contains these proteins:
- the LOC132207296 gene encoding histone H1-like has product MSDSAAAETAPPASASTKPKAPKKKKAAAPRKKPAGPGLGERIVKIVGENSDRKGTSLAAIKKALQRSGVNVEKQNAQIRMATKRCLAKGSLVLVKGQGVSGSFKLPKNQVKAKVGKKARPAAAAKKAAVKKTTAKKVAAKKSPAKKATGKKAAAKKAATPKKAAKKAAPQKKTPVKKVKKTKSPKAAKPAPKSAKYLKKPVDAIFPRYKAECVQLLPTNSRHVPVIKMENIFPIVRAD; this is encoded by the exons ATGAGCGACAGTGCAGCTGCCGAAACGGCTCCTCCAGCCTCCGCCAGCACCAAACCCAAGGCTCCCAAGAAGAAGAAGGCGGCGGCCCCCAGGAAAAAACCAGCCGGTCCCGGGCTGGGCGAGCGGATTGTGAAGATTGTCGGGGAGAACAGCGATCGGAAGGGGACGTCTCTGGCCGCTATAAAGAAGGCGCTGCAGAGAAGCGGGGTCAATGTGGAGAAGCAGAATGCACAGATCAGGATGGCTACCAAGAGGTGCCTGGCGAAAGGCTCCCTGGTTCTGGTGAAGGGCCAGGGCGTCTCCGGCTCCTTCAAACTCCCAAAGAATCAGGTCAAGGCAAAAGTGGGAAAGAAGGCGAGACCCGCAGCAGCCGCCAAGaaagcagctgtgaagaaaacaacGGCCAAGAAGGTGGCAGCGAAGAAATCCCCAGCCAAGAAAGCAACAGGAAAGAAAGCGGCCGCCAAGAAGGCAGCAACGCCAAAGAAAGCGGCGAAGAAAGCAGCgcctcagaaaaagactcccgTGAAGAAGGTGAAAAAGACCAAGAGCCCCAAGGCCGCAAAACCGGCCCCGAAATCG gcaaaATACTTGAAGAAACCAGTTGATGCAATATTTCCTCGGTACAAAGCCGAGTGTGTGCAGTTGCTTCCAACTAACAGCAGGCACGTTCCTGTGATCAAAATGGAGAATAtctttcccatagtcagagcggATTGA